GCGTCGCTCGCGATTTATCGTTTTCATTCTGGTAATCCGGTTTTTGTGCCTGTCCCACCCACAGTGGCTGGGATGGGGCCTGCAGGAAACGGTGGGCCCGAAGACTTGAAGGGTGAAGTTACCGATTCGAGAACGGTACCCCAGCGGAGGCCATAGGATGACTGACTCGAGTACCCCTTATTCCGTTGTCGTGTTTGCGTACAACGAAGAAAAAGCGATCGAACGGTGCGTCGATAGCATTTTTGAAAATGCAGGTGAAGGACTCGTTTCGGTCCGCATCGTCGCCAATGGCTGCCGTGATCGCACCTGTGAATTGGTTCGTGCGATGCAGGGCAAGCATCCTAGTCTTGAACTGACGGAAATTCCGATTGGGGACAAATGTAATGCTTGGAACCAATATGTTCACGAATTGGCAGATCTAAGTGTTCCAGTGCATTTCTTTGCCGATGCTGACGTCTGGTTTACAGGGAATGTGTTTGAGGTGCTTGCGGGAAAACTAGGTCAGTCGTCAACCGCGAACGCAGCGGCTGGTCTGCCAATGTCCGGGCGGAACCAAGATATTTACCGTCAGATGCTAGTCGAGCGCTATTGTCTCTTTGGAAATTGTTATGCGTTGACGGCCGATTTTCTGCGTCTTGTACGGTCGCGTCAGTTTCGTCTGCCGAAGGGTTTGTTGTGGATCGATTCCGCTATTACCAAGGCCGTCAATTCAGATATCGGCGACCCTCATCAAGGGCATAGCGACCGTATCGTTTTTGAAGATGGGTGTGGCTATGCATTCCCAAGCTTATCACCCTGGAAGCTGGGGGATATTTCGGTCTATTTCTCTCGCATCGCCCGGTATGAAGCAGGGAAATTGCAAGAGCGATTGCTACGGGAGCTCAGTTTTGACGACTGGCCGGATCAGTGTAGGGAGATCAATCACAGAGTTCTGGAAAAGATCGATGCGGGGAAATGGAAGACGACTTGGTATCTCCGCAAGATGATTCGTAGAAAGCTCCTTCGCAAACTTTAGGCGAAAGTGAGCGATGGCATTGCGTTGTTTTCTGTAGAGCAATGCAGATTGGGGTAGGCTCGGCGATCGCTCCGTCCCCGAAAGAAAGGTTCTCCTAGCTCTTGATGGGAGGGCCGTCGGACTCAAAATTGGAAAATCAGAAGATTCGCAATCGATGAGCATCGAAAGTACTCCAGTTGAGACGAACACGATCTGGTTCGAGCGAGCAAGCTTTTGGTGCTTGGTCGTTATCAGTCTCGCTTACTTCGCGTTCCCCAATGCACGGCTCGACTTTACACCTTATAACTCACACGATTCTGAGAGCTATATTTCGCTTAGCAAAAATCTGCTCGAGGGGCGTGGTTACACGCGATCTTTGAATCAGGAAGAGTACGTCCCGCACACGCTCTGGCCGCCTGGGATGGCGATCCTGTTGATGCCCTCCGTGGCGGCCAGCGGTGATACGATCAGCTTGCTATTGGTGAAACTCACCATCATTGCAACATCGTTGGCCGGCGTTTGGCTTGCTCGCTTCTATCTCATTCAACTTGCTTTTTCACGCAGTCAGGCGAATGCGATCGCACTCATGGTTTTGCTCAATCCATTTGTCTGGCACTTCAGCCGCATCGCGATGGCCGAGATGCCAGTTTTTACCTGGCAAATATTAAGTTTGCTTCTGATCCACCTTTGTTTTAAGGCTCAACGGTCCATTCTGACCGTTTCAGCGTGCGGCTTCCTGGTCGGGCTAGGCATGTTGATAAAAGGGGCCCTTCTAGGGATTCCGCTTGCGATCCTTCCGTATCTCTATTCACGTGGGCTGTTTAAAAAGGAATCAATCGCAAGGGGGGTGGTTTTTGGCGCTGCGTTCAGCGTGCCTTTCTTTGTTTGGACGATGCGGAATCGGGCAATTGACACCAGCGGACTTGGGCTGGACGGAGTCAACCAAGTTCAGATGATTACCAAGAAGGTGATTGAAGACCCGGATAGTGAATTCAAAACGACGGGTGAGATCATTGCTACGGCAAAGCAGAATATCCTGTGGCACGCCATCTATCATGTTCCTAGGCACACATTGCCAGTAGCCTGGCTAATGGATCTATCAAGGATCCCTGCCGGCAACCTAATCGCTCTTGCCGGCACGTTTGCAGTCTCTTTATTGATTTTGGCTCAATTTCAACGTTTCTCATCCGTCATCTTAAGCGTTCTTCCCGCGATGGCCATTGTGGCCGTCATGACGATTGGCGGCGCCGAGCGATATTGGTTTAGTCTGGTCGGCAGCCTGTTGATGATTGTCTATGCTTCACCGGTGCTGTTTAGGCGACAAAGTACTCAGCGATGTATTTTTGCGACGCTGGCTATTGTGCAGTTCATCTCACTGGGCTTGTTTGTCGTTAGACACGAAACGCATCCCTTTTCTCCGGTTGAAGGGCGAGACGACTTGGCAGCTCTCTTTATGGAGATCGGCGAGTCTCCGCTCGAAAGCTCTGATCCGCAAGCGACGAACGTCTGCACGATAAACAACCACGGCCTACAGCTGACGACTGGACTTCGAGCGTCGATGGTCAATACGAATATCGATCTCGACCCTAGGTTCACTCACGCGGTGCTTGACCGGGAGGCACTTTCGAGTGGAGTGCGCAACCCGCTGATGGAGCGTGGACGTTATATGATCGTCGAGCTTCCCACGAGCATGACACGTAGTGAAATTCGGCAGCGTTATTATCGCAACTCAGAAGCAGTCAGTCGCTAGGCTGCCAAAAGGTTTGGATCCAGTTTTATGCCCATTGGTTTGGTCGTTGCAGCTCACTTGATGTTGCTTCTCAGCGAATTTGGTGAAATACGGTGAATGCGTTAGAGTCCGTACTCGAAACACCGCAAAGCAGTTCCGCTGGAATTCCGCTCTACGTCGACTTGGATGGCACCTTCATCAAGTCGGACATGCTTATAGAGACGTTTCTCGCAGCGGTGAAGCGGAGCCCGTTGGTCTTGTTTCAGTTTGCCTTCTGGTTATTTCGTGGGAAGGCCTTCCTGAAATATCGGCTTGCCGAAGCAGGGGCGTTTGACGTCGCGACGATACCTCTCAATCTTGAAACTTACGAATTTCTCAAGCAAGAGAAGCAGCGTGGCCGTCGCCTGGTTCTCGCAACAGCTTCGACCGAGAAGGTCGCGAAGGCATTTGTCGCCGCCTATCCGATCTTCGATGGCTACATCGCATCTTCGGCAGATCAGAATCTCAAGGGCTCCCGGAAATTAGCAAAGGTACTCGAAGAAACGGCGCGTTTCGGCTATCTCGGGAACAGCAGTGAAGACTATGTACTCTTCGACAAGGCAGAGGAGGCTTATTTGGTCTCTCCGACAAAGCGGGCAGCTCGAGCGATTCCGCATGACAGCTTCTTCAATGGACAGCTTGATACCACGAAGGGGGCTGGTGCCAAAGTCTGGGTAAAGCAGCTCCGAATTTACCAGTGGCTTAAAAATGCCCTGATTTTTGTGCCTTTGCTAGTCTCGGGACGCTACACCGATCTCGCGGCCGTTGGCATTACCTTGATAGCGTTCATTGCTTTCGGCCTTCTGGCGTCGTCAACATACGTACTGAACGATCTCCTTGATTTGGAGCCTGATCGTCGGCACCCCCGCAAGCGGTCTCGCCCGCTCGCCGCATGCAGCATTTCTCTGGTTGCAGGAGCATTGGTGGCGCTCGTGCTCTTTTGGGTTTCGTTGGGACTGGGGGCGTACGTCGCGACGCCCTTCTTGGTGATTCTGCTAGCGTATCTCGTCTTAACGCTTTCATACTCACTTAAACTGAAACGCTTCTTTGGGATGGACGTGATTGCGCTTGCATCGCTTTACACTATCAGGATATTTGCGGGAGCGGCGGTGATCGGAGTCACTGTCTCGTTTTGGCTGCTCGGTTTCTCTATGTTCGTCTTTCTCAGTCTTGCTCTAGTGAAGCGAGGGGCGGAGCTAGTTTCCCTTAGAGAGAAGGGGCAACACCGCGTTTCTGGCCGCGACTACCAATTGGCGGACCTGCATGTGGTTACTAGTTTTGGGACCGCGTCATCGCTTATTTCCCTGCTGATGTTTTGCTTTTACCTTGATAGCGATGTCTTGAAGAATCAGTACCGGGATCCACAGTTGCTTTGGCTCGCAATCCCATGCATGTGTTACTGGCTGATGCGGATGTGGTCAAAGACTCTCCGGGGGGACATGGATGACGACCCAATTGTGTTTACGCTCAAGGATCGTGCCAGCGTTTTGGCGATCGTAGTGGTGTTGTCTCTTACCGTTGTCGCGCGTCTTCCGTGAAGTGTTGTGTGCCATGGAGGCGTTAGAGGCCATGTGTCTTATTCGATGCCTGCCAAGGACGGTTGAGTTTTCTATCGGGTATTCGCTGCAGCCTGCGTAAAAATGAAACTCTGTTTGCATATCGGTAGACACAAGGCAGGCTCTACATCCATCCAGAGACTATCTGGCTGACAATCAGCGTTATTTGCGGGAGGATGGGTTCCTCGTGATCGACTGCCTGGCCTCTTCAGGCATTGGGAAATGGCAGCATGGGCCGGCTACCCCGAGACCGAAATTTACTTTAGTGAAATCTTCAAGGTGTTGACCGGCGATGGCTTTTCGTCGACTCAAGCAATCGTTTGAGTTGGACTTCCTGAACGCCATGCATGAGGAAGCCAACGCGTCGTGCTACCATACCCTCGTTGTTTCCTCAGAGGCTTTTTACGGCCAATGTCTCACCTCTTCCTCGGTTGAAAAAGTCCGAAAGCTAACTAGGCAAGTCTGTAATCAAGCGTCGATCTTGTTTAATTGTTGTGACCAGCCCGAATTTGCGAAAAGTTTTTATGCGCAATTGGTCCACGGCCCGGTAACTCATCACAGAACTCTCCAACGGTACATGGAAAGTATTTCACTCGAAAGCGAGTTCAGCTTCCATAAAAGGCTCGAGATGTGGGGGAGGCATTTTAGTTACGAGAATGTCTTCATTGGTCAGGCTCCGGACTGTCTACGTGGGCCGGCACTGCTTGAGGACTTCATGGAAAAGAATTAGAGCGTCCCAGCTTCGCGACGGTTTTTTCTTCCGGAAGAAACGTTCCAATCGGTCGACAGGTTACAACAACCTCTGCCTGCTGCGTTTATTGAGTCGGTTGCTTGCAGTGTTCCCATTATGTCTCGACTATCGCAATCACATATTCCGGTCGTTGATCAAGCGACTGCCACTCGGTGGGGATTTCCTATCCGGATCTCAGGTCACCAGTCTCGTGCAGGCCGTAAATAGAGCATGTGCCGAAGATTGCGGGTTGCCAAATGGGATAACTGCGAGGAGAGCCGACGGAGTGATTGAAGAAATCGCAAAAGAGTTTCCCGAGGTCTCTCGGCTCAATCGTAATGCTTACACAATGGATGCTTCAGGGCAGACGTGTTTTGCAATTGATGAAAAACTGAGTAAGTATTTTTGCGATTACGGCCACCACACTCTTGCTGGTGCGAAGATTTTCGGCGGCCAGGTAGATCGGCTAAGGCCACTGATTGAATACCATTGATTTTCGCTCATTTCTCATCGCTGCAATGATCTTTGCTAGGGCTGGCGATTTAATGACCTGTGAAAGGAACTAAACGAAGTATGAATTATCGGTCCTATCAAGACTTGAACCAAGTCATTCTGTCGAAGCTACATACCATTCCAGCGGATGTTGATCTGGTCGTTGGGATACCTCGGAGCGGCCTTATTCCGGCTAGTATTATTGGCTTGGCTCTTAATAAACCAATCGCGGATTTGGCCGGGTTTCTGGAGAACCGTCGCTTCGCTTCTGGCACGTCGCGGAAGGCGGACTCACGTTTCCCAAATTCAGTCTACGAGTCGAAACATGTGCTGGTAGTGGATGATAGTATTGGCACAGGGCACTCGCTGGCAAATGTGAAAGACAGAATCAAGAATTCGAATATACCGGACTCGATCAAAATTACATACGCGGTGGCATACGCCGCTCCAGCAACCAAAGATCAAGTAGACATCGCTTTCGAAGTCGTCAAGATGCCTCGAATCTTTGACTGGAACATCTTCCACGTACACGCTCAAGATATTTGCTTCGACATTGACGGCGTGCTCTGCCATGATCCATCCGTCGAGCAGAATGATGATGGTCCCAAATATCGGGAATTCCTCAGCAATGCGACACCGCTAATCCAGCCGCATGGAAAGCTCGGATATCTCGTCACAAGCCGGCTCGAAAAATATCGCAGTGATACGGAGCAATGGATGAAGGCTTCCGGAATCGAGTTCGGAGAACTCCATATGCTCAACCTCGATTCGGCTGAAGAACGACGCCGGACGCAAGCCCATGTCGCCTTCAAGGCAAAGACTTACCAGCGTCTCAGCGGCGCTAGGCTGTTCATTGAGAGTGAAGTTGATCAAGCAAAACGGATCGCACAGCTTTCTGGCAAGAAGGTCTACTGTGCCGGAAATGGAACCATGTATTACCCTGGAACCGGCTTGAAAACTGCTTCGAATGAAATTGCAAATTTCACTTTTCGAATTAAGAGAAAGCTCAAGCAAATTTTCTTTCAGCTGAAGGGCAAATAGAGAGCTTTTGTAGCTGTAGCTCATGTCACCATGTCGCTCATTCAAGTAAAACAGTGTTGCTAGATAGATTAAAGCGAGAACTGCTGGTTAGGTGTGCCGGACAGAAGTTCCAAGTGTCACTTCCAGCATCAGGGGCCACAACACCCTATTCGCTCCCGATTGAGGTCGGCACACAACTCCTACCTGAGGGAGATTGCTGCTGTCGCATTGAAATTGTCCTGCGTAATCCACAGCCGTCTAGCCATCCCGGAGGAAATTGGGATCTTGGAGGGGAGGGTTCGCTGCTGATTGACGAGTTCTCGCTTTCATTGCGTCCTGCGGCGGGTGAACGATTCTCGGATCTGTGCGTCGAACTGTCGCGTGAACAAGGGGCCGTGACGGCCCGTGAATCCATCTCGGTTAAACAGTTTTCAAGTGGCGGTGAAAACTGGCAAAGCAAAAACCACCTCAATCAGCACGGCAAAGTCGACTTGGTCCAGAAAGGCTATGAGGTCGAAATCGACGGTGAAAAATCGACGGGACTGCGGGCCTCGCCGATTTGCCATGTCACGCTGGGAGACGAAGTGGTGTCGGTGTATCTCCGAGACTTCTGGGAATGCTTTCCATCTTCATTGGAAGTCACTCCGGATGGTGTGACTGTGGGGCTTCTGCCTTCCGACGCAGGCTTGACGGAGCTACAGGGCGGAGAGCAGAAGACATTTGAAGTGGTGGTTGAACAGCGGTCTCGCTCAAGCACGTCGTCGATTCAAGATCATTTGGCACTGTCGGTGGATCCCGCTAACGTCGACGATCGTCTTCAATCGATCCTCAAGTTTTTGAAGCCTCGCGGAGAGCAAAGCGATTCTCGCTATGAGTCGCTCGTCGACCTTGCAATCGAAGGTGACGATTCTTTTTTCGCTAAGCGCGAGAAGATCGACGAGTTCGGTTGGCGACATTTCGGTGATGTCTGGGGTGATCACGAGGCGGTCTATCATCGTGGGGATACCCCGATGATTTCTCACTACAACAACCAATACGACTGCACTCTTGGTTTCGGTATTCAGTATCTCAGGACGCGTGATCCTCGATGGCTGGAGCTAATGCTCCCCATGGCGGACCACGCATGGGATATCGATACCTATCACACCAATCAAGATAAGCTGCTCTATAACGGCGGACTGTTTTGGCATACCTATCACTACGCTGACGCCCATACGGCTGCACACCGAAGCTATCCCCGCCAACTACGCGTGAGTCAATCGTTCGATGGAGGAACCGATCTTGAGGAACTGGGGGAAACCGGAGACAAGCTTGCAAAGACCTATCAGGTAGGGGGCGGACCGGCGGCAGCCCACAACTACAGCACCGGTTGGATGCTGGCGTATTGCCTGACCGGTAAAGAACGCTACAAGGAAGCTGCGATCAACGCGGCGGATTATGTGATGCGTATCGATGATGGGGCGCAAACCCCGTTTCGATGGCTTTCGCGATCCGACACCGGATACTCCACTTGCAGTAGTGAAGGCTACTATGGTCCGGGGCGAGCTTCAGGGAACTCAACGCATGCTCTGCTGACCGGTCATGAGTTGACCGGCGAGCGGAAGTATTTAGATCGGGCCGCGTTGCTGATGCGGCGAACCGTTCATCCGAACCAAGATCTCGATGCGTTGGACTTGCTCAATGCCGAGCTGCGCTGGTTCTATACGATGTATCTGCAGGCGCTCGCCAGATTCGTTGACTACAAGTTGACGCTGGGTGAAACCGATGACGACTTTCGCTACGGTGTCGCGTCACTTCGGCACTACGCGCGGTGGATGGCAGCGCACGAGCGGCCGACTTTGGACGAGCCTGAAAAACTGCAGTACCCGACGGAAACATGGGCAGCACAGGACATGCGGAAGTGGCAGGTGCTTGAACACGCGGCGCGATATGAGAGCGATTCAACCTATCGTGAAAAGATGTGGGAGAAA
This genomic interval from Stieleria sp. JC731 contains the following:
- a CDS encoding UbiA family prenyltransferase, whose amino-acid sequence is MNALESVLETPQSSSAGIPLYVDLDGTFIKSDMLIETFLAAVKRSPLVLFQFAFWLFRGKAFLKYRLAEAGAFDVATIPLNLETYEFLKQEKQRGRRLVLATASTEKVAKAFVAAYPIFDGYIASSADQNLKGSRKLAKVLEETARFGYLGNSSEDYVLFDKAEEAYLVSPTKRAARAIPHDSFFNGQLDTTKGAGAKVWVKQLRIYQWLKNALIFVPLLVSGRYTDLAAVGITLIAFIAFGLLASSTYVLNDLLDLEPDRRHPRKRSRPLAACSISLVAGALVALVLFWVSLGLGAYVATPFLVILLAYLVLTLSYSLKLKRFFGMDVIALASLYTIRIFAGAAVIGVTVSFWLLGFSMFVFLSLALVKRGAELVSLREKGQHRVSGRDYQLADLHVVTSFGTASSLISLLMFCFYLDSDVLKNQYRDPQLLWLAIPCMCYWLMRMWSKTLRGDMDDDPIVFTLKDRASVLAIVVVLSLTVVARLP
- a CDS encoding ArnT family glycosyltransferase — its product is MVVISLAYFAFPNARLDFTPYNSHDSESYISLSKNLLEGRGYTRSLNQEEYVPHTLWPPGMAILLMPSVAASGDTISLLLVKLTIIATSLAGVWLARFYLIQLAFSRSQANAIALMVLLNPFVWHFSRIAMAEMPVFTWQILSLLLIHLCFKAQRSILTVSACGFLVGLGMLIKGALLGIPLAILPYLYSRGLFKKESIARGVVFGAAFSVPFFVWTMRNRAIDTSGLGLDGVNQVQMITKKVIEDPDSEFKTTGEIIATAKQNILWHAIYHVPRHTLPVAWLMDLSRIPAGNLIALAGTFAVSLLILAQFQRFSSVILSVLPAMAIVAVMTIGGAERYWFSLVGSLLMIVYASPVLFRRQSTQRCIFATLAIVQFISLGLFVVRHETHPFSPVEGRDDLAALFMEIGESPLESSDPQATNVCTINNHGLQLTTGLRASMVNTNIDLDPRFTHAVLDREALSSGVRNPLMERGRYMIVELPTSMTRSEIRQRYYRNSEAVSR
- a CDS encoding glycosyltransferase — translated: MTDSSTPYSVVVFAYNEEKAIERCVDSIFENAGEGLVSVRIVANGCRDRTCELVRAMQGKHPSLELTEIPIGDKCNAWNQYVHELADLSVPVHFFADADVWFTGNVFEVLAGKLGQSSTANAAAGLPMSGRNQDIYRQMLVERYCLFGNCYALTADFLRLVRSRQFRLPKGLLWIDSAITKAVNSDIGDPHQGHSDRIVFEDGCGYAFPSLSPWKLGDISVYFSRIARYEAGKLQERLLRELSFDDWPDQCREINHRVLEKIDAGKWKTTWYLRKMIRRKLLRKL
- a CDS encoding phosphoribosyltransferase family protein produces the protein MNQVILSKLHTIPADVDLVVGIPRSGLIPASIIGLALNKPIADLAGFLENRRFASGTSRKADSRFPNSVYESKHVLVVDDSIGTGHSLANVKDRIKNSNIPDSIKITYAVAYAAPATKDQVDIAFEVVKMPRIFDWNIFHVHAQDICFDIDGVLCHDPSVEQNDDGPKYREFLSNATPLIQPHGKLGYLVTSRLEKYRSDTEQWMKASGIEFGELHMLNLDSAEERRRTQAHVAFKAKTYQRLSGARLFIESEVDQAKRIAQLSGKKVYCAGNGTMYYPGTGLKTASNEIANFTFRIKRKLKQIFFQLKGK